In Rutidosis leptorrhynchoides isolate AG116_Rl617_1_P2 chromosome 2, CSIRO_AGI_Rlap_v1, whole genome shotgun sequence, one genomic interval encodes:
- the LOC139888790 gene encoding uncharacterized protein: MAEIPRNMNLEEAHNFRRDIAIEALKHQMERMVNLLEDDVPRRNRTKYENGDTTIVSSSTESEDEFEQLKIRTNVKEAEEHTKARFVGGLNASIADQVEMQPLWTFESACKLAIQVEKQAKKKTNFKSYSKSAMLTMKGQSSTLPKHNEAASKDKEQVVAGSFKEDRRKCFKCHGFGHFQAQCPNQQALTLKEIEDLERGFETEPAYDESDNKEFVATDIGLFLMVRRVMHSAESIEDKSQHENIIHSRSTIKSKVCSLIVDEGSCANAASAHMVEKLELVTKMHPHPNKLQWLNQGNEISHTSFKPSEIPIADPTTKNDKTLFMTQAEVDTELKGGTGAYLLLLVESDELNQHDEVPDGVKPLLSEFADVFPNELPAGLPPIRGIEHQIDLVPGSILPNKAAYRCSPHETKELEKQVNELVAKGYVRTSMSPYSVPTLLKIVFEWSSSTQSAFELLKMKLSSAPILALPNFDMLFELECDASGVGIGAVLVQGKRPVTYFREKLNGSKLNYSTYDKEFYAIIRAVDHWSHYLKPMQFVPFSDHEALKYINGQHKLNPRHAKWVEFLQMYSFLSKHKVGTSNVVADALSRRYSLLSILEARVLGFSFVKELYEADPDFAPILNCSPAEFKRDYVEHYGFLFKGSRLCISKDSIRELLIREAHGGGLAGHFGINKTLEILNEHFYWPCMDKDGKAVINRCATCFQDKSAFHKGLYTPLPVPNQP, from the exons ATGGCTGAGATTCCTAGAAACATGAATCTTGAAGAAGCTCATAATTTTCGAAGAGATATAGCTATTGAAGCTCTAAAGCatcagatggaaagaatggttAACTTGTTGGAAGATGATGTgccaagaagaaatagaaccaaatATGAAAATGGAGATACAACCATTGTGTCCTCCAGTACTGAATCTGAAGATG AGTTTGAGCAGCTCAAGATTCGTACCAATGTCaaagaagctgaagaacacactaAAGCAAGATTCGTTGGAGGTTTAAATGCTTCCATtgctgatcaagttgaaatgcagcctctatGGACATTTGAGAGTGCTTGCAAGTTGGCTATTCAAGTGGAGAAACAAGCAAAAAAGAAAACtaattttaagtcttattccaaGTCAGCAATGCTGACTATGAAGGGTCAATCCTCAACGCTGCCTAAACATAACGAGGCAGCATCTAAAGACAAAGAACAGGTTGTAGCTGGTAGTTTTAAAGAAGATAGAAGGAAATGCTTCAAGTGCCATGGATTTGggcattttcaagctcaatgtcctaaccagcAAGCTCTTACATTAAAGGAGATTGAAGATTTGGAAAGGGGTTTCGAAACCGAACCAGCATATGATGAATCTGATAATAAAGAGTTTGTTGCTACTGATATTGGACTATTTTTGATGGTTCGAAGGGTAATGCACTCAGCAGAATCTATTGAAGATAAGAGCCAGCATGAAAACATCATTCATTCAAGGTCGACAATCAAAAGCAAAGTGTGCAGCCTGATTGTTGATGAAGGAAGCTGTGCAAACGCAGCAtctgctcacatggtggaaaagcttGAGCTGGTTACAAAGATGCATCCTCATCCCAATaaacttcaatggcttaaccaaggcaATGAG ATCAGCCACACTTCTTTCAAGCCTAGTGAAATACCTATAGCTGACCCTACTACTAAGAATGATAAAACTTTGtttatgactcaagctgaagttgataCTGAATTAAAGGGTGGTACTGGTGCTTACTTATTGCTGCTGGTTGAAAGTGATGAGTTGAACCAACATGACGAAGTACCAGATGGGGTAAAACCATTGTTATCCGAATTTGCTGATGTGTTCCCAAATGAATTACCTGCTGGTTTACCACCAATAAGGGGTATCGAACATCAAATTGATCTAGTACCAGGATCTATTCTTCCTAACAAAGCAGCTTATCGATGTTCTCCTCATGAAACAAAAGAATTAGAAAAGCAAGTTAATGAGCTGGTGGCAAAGGGGtatgttagaaccagcatgagtCCTTATTCAGTACCAACTTTGCTG AAAATAGTGTTTGAATGGTCTAGTTCTACCCAATCAGCATTTGAATTGTTAAAAATGAAGTTAAGTTCAGCACCTATACTTGCTTTGCCTAATTTTGatatgttgtttgaacttgaatgtgatgcaagtggtgttggcattggagCTGTGCTAGTGCAAGGAAAAAGACCAGTAACTTATTTCAGAGAAAAGCTAAATGGGTCTAAGCTAAATTATAGTACTTATGATAAGGAGttttatgccatcattcgagcTGTTGATCACTGGTCTCATTATTTGAAGCCAATGCAGTTTGTTCCCTTTTCTGATCATGAAGCATTGAAATACATTAATGGTCAGCACAAACTAAATCCAAGGCATGCAAAATGGGTAGAATTCTTGCAGATGTACTCCTTTTTGTCTAAACACAAGGTTGGTACCtctaatgttgttgctgatgctctATCGAGGAGATATTCATTGTTGTCAATTCTGGAAGCTAGAGTTCTTGGATTCTCATTTGttaaggagttatatgaagctgatccagactttgctCCTATTTTGAATTGTTCTCCTGCTGAGTTTAAAAGAGATTATGTTGAACATTATGGTTTTCTATTCAAGGGCAGCAGATTGTGTATTTCAAAAGATTCAATCAGGGAGTTGCTGATTAGAGAAGCACATGGAGGTGGTTTAGCTGGTCATTTTGGGATTAACAAGACATTGGAGATCCTAAATGAACACTTTTATtggccatgtatggataaagatgGTAAAGCTGTGATTAATCGGTGTGCTACATGCTTTCAAGATAAATCAGCTTTTCACAAGGGTTTGtatactcctcttcctgttcccaacCAGCCATAG